From a single Rosa rugosa chromosome 7, drRosRugo1.1, whole genome shotgun sequence genomic region:
- the LOC133722829 gene encoding zinc finger BED domain-containing protein RICESLEEPER 2-like, whose product MEPQLESQIALVTEQSDAVRIDLTSDDVDGNNTQVAGDLKDPKDEGDEKDPKAEGDENGETASARKKRKSKVWNDFTMVKVKGVDKAECNHCKFKLSMGSGTTTHLHRHISNCLARKLGDKRQKYLAADPTSLEGACGNLITYQYDKDKVRDIMSKMFLVHEYPFRMAEHAFFNMLLKSLNPRFEKISRVTMKSDCMKIFSREKTRIKQMLAGVSRVSLTSDLWTSNQTIGYMCLTGHFLDADWKLQKRILNFCGLPPPHTGVAIADTIFKCLHDWGIENKICTITLDNASANDAAVRNLKDNFALKGRLLLKGKIFHVRCSAHVLNLMVQDGLTEIQKIILNIRESVKYFKMSPSRLHKFVEIVKQLQLPTSKRLILDVPTRWNSTYAMLEAALVFKEVFPRYQERDPYYQWLPSVDDWKKAEKVCQFLEVFNEATNIFSGSDYPTANLILPEIWKIKQILNDASVDDCDYMREMSLKMSAKFDKYWGDCNLLIAIAVVLDPRYKMKFIEFCFPKIYLGYEAERHIKVVRESLYQLFEEYVAVYSSKDGEVCTSSVVAVTDKKCITKSRVEFDLWAQQMDTIEPLKSDLDVYLEEGRYTNESDVEFNILNWWKTSTAKFRVLSKMAGDILSIPISTVASESAFSAGGRVLDQYRSSLRPNTVEALICTGDWLRCEYGVSTSVKGDEDSMEEICLE is encoded by the exons ATGGAGCCACAACTAG AGAGTCAAATTGCACTTGTAACTGAGCAAAGTGATGCCGTACGAATTGATTTAACATCTGATGATGTTGATGGAAACAACACCCAAGTTGCAGGGGATTTGAAAgacccaaaagatgaaggagATGAGAAGGACCCCAAAGCTGAAGGAGATGAAAATGGGGAAACTGCATCTGCAcgtaaaaaaagaaaatctaaaGTTTGGAATGATTTTACAATGGTCAAGGTGAAGGGTGTTGATAAAGCAGAGTGTAACCATTGCAAATTCAAACTTTCTATGGGTTCTGGTACGACAACTCATCTTCATAGACATATTTCTAATTGCTTGGCACGAAAGTTAGGAGATAAAAGGCAAAAGTATTTAGCTGCAGACCCAACTAGTCTTGAAGGAGCATGTGGCAATCTTATAACTTACCAGTACGATAAAGACAAGGTAAGGGATATTATGTCAAAGATGTTTCTAGTTCATGAATACCCCTTTCGTATGGCAGAACATGCATTTTTTAATATGCTGCTGAAAAGTTTGAATCCaagatttgagaaaatttctcGTGTGACAATGAAGAGTGATTGTATGAAAATTTTTTCTCGAGAGAAAACGAGAATAAAACAAATGCTAGCAGGTGTTAGTAGGGTAAGTTTAACCTCAGATCTATGGACATCCAACCAAACAATTGGTTACATGTGTCTCACTGGCCATTTTTTGGATGCTGATTGGAAATTGCAGAAGCGGATATTGAACTTTTGTGGTTTGCCACCTCCTCATACTGGAGTTGCAATTGCTGATACTATTTTCAAGTGTCTTCATGATTGGGGTATTGAAAATAAGATTTGCACTATAACTTTAGACAATGCCTCAGCAAATGATGCAGCAGTCAGAAATCTGAAAGATAATTTTGCATTGAAGGGAAGACTATTGTTGAAAGGGAAGATATTTCATGTTAGATGTTCTGCGCATGTATTGAATCTTATGGTCCAAGATGGTTTGACTGAAattcaaaaaattattttgaataTTCGTGAAAGTGTGAAGTACTTCAAAATGTCGCCATCACGACTTCATAAGTTTGTGGAGATTGTTAAACAGCTGCAGTTGCCAACATCAAAGCGTTTAATTCTTGATGTCCCGACACGTTGGAATTCTACATATGCAATGTTAGAAGCTGCTTTGGTATTCAAGGAGGTTTTTCCAAGATATCAAGAACGTGATCCATACTACCAGTGGCTACCAAGTGTAGATGATTGGAAGAAAGCTGAAAAGGTATGTCAATTTTTGGAAGTTTTCAATGAAGCTACAAATATCTTCTCTGGTAGTGATTATCCAACTGCTAATTTAATTCTTCCTGAAATTTGGAAGATCAAGCAAATTTTAAATGATGCTTCTGTGGATGATTGTGATTACATGCGTGAGATGTCTTTAAAAATGAGTGCAAAATTTGACAAATATTGGGGAGATTGCAACTTGTTAATTGCTATTGCAGTAGTTTTAGATCCTCGATACAAGATGAAGTTCATTGAATTTTGCTTTCCAAAAATTTATTTGGGTTATGAAGCTGAGAGACATATTAAGGTTGTGAGGGAATCTCTATATCAGCTTTTTGAAGAATATGTTGCTGTTTATAGTTCTAAAGACGGAGAAGTTTGCACTTCCAGTGTTGTTGCCGTTACTGATAAGAAATGTATCACTAAAAGTAGAGTAGAATTTGATCTTTGGGCTCAGCAAATGGATACAATTGAACCTCTCAAATCTGACCTGGATGTATATTTGGAAGAAGGTCGTTATACTAATGAATCTGATGTGGAATTCAATATCTTGAATTGGTGGAAGACAAGCACTGCCAAGTTTCGAGTTCTATCAAAGATGGCAGGTGATATATTATCCATTCCCATTAGCACAGTTGCTTCTGAATCTGCTTTTAGTGCTGGAGGTAGAGTTCTTGATCAATATCGGAGTTCCTTAAGGCCAAATACAGTTGAAGCCCTGATTTGTACTGGAGATTGGTTACGTTGTGAGTATGGAGTTTCTACATCAGTAaag GGTGATGAGGATTCAATGGAAGAAATCTGCTTGGAATAA